Proteins encoded by one window of uncultured Draconibacterium sp.:
- a CDS encoding Smr/MutS family protein, whose product MQNIYPNNFEAKIGFERIREMLTNKCISTMGEEWVQEMHFQTAHDTILLQLNEVDEFCRIIREFDSFPATHFYDLREALQKIRLEGRFLEPEELFDLKRSLESVRAIVNFFSKQEDEVFPILKQKTSRVQVFPYIYDRIDVIINKFGKIRDNASPELAQTRRSILNMQSSMSKRLHAILKQAQKDGWVEDDASVSIRDGRAVIPVAAANKRKLKGIVYDESATGKTSYVEPNEIVEMNNEIRELEYAERREIIKILTNFANDIRPYLEELAYSYEFLGEMDFIRAKALLAVEFEAIRPEFKEEPIIEWYHAIHPLLLKTLKKENRKIVPLDIKLTDEKHILLISGPNAGGKSVCLKTTGLLQYMLQCGLLIPVNEASRTGVFDQLFIDIGDEQSLENDLSTYSSHLMNMKHFVRNCNENTLILIDEFGTGTEPMLGGAIAESILDKLTQLRTFGVITTHYTNLKHFASSAEGIINGAMLYDSQHMNPLFKLDIGKPGSSFAFEIARKIGLPEDILEQATEKVGKDHIDFDRNLRKINRDKRYWETKRMKIRKVEKILDDTAETYESELQEIQKQRKEILKKAKEEADALLKGVNKRIENTIQEIKKAQADKEKTKEARSKLGDLKKDIDRKITGNDSQISKKMEKLRRREDNRNKHRPEETKKPISKEKLEKSIEMRPGDKVRIKGQDTIGDLIEINEKNAVVAFGQLMTTMPSKNLERISNNEAKKLDKNRGGRASVLSAGFSERRLSFKPEIDIRGQRVEEAISNITEFIDEAIMFEAGQLRILHGKGHGILKQSIRDYLRSEPMVRSYKDEHVDFGGAGITVVNLAL is encoded by the coding sequence ATGCAAAACATTTATCCAAATAATTTCGAGGCAAAAATTGGGTTCGAGCGTATTCGCGAAATGCTCACCAACAAGTGCATCAGCACCATGGGCGAAGAGTGGGTGCAGGAAATGCATTTTCAAACAGCGCACGACACCATTTTGTTACAACTGAATGAAGTGGATGAGTTTTGCCGAATCATCCGCGAATTCGACAGTTTCCCGGCCACGCATTTTTACGATCTGCGCGAGGCTTTACAAAAAATTCGCCTGGAAGGTCGCTTCCTCGAACCCGAAGAATTGTTTGACCTGAAACGTTCGCTGGAGTCTGTACGTGCCATCGTCAATTTCTTTTCGAAACAGGAAGATGAAGTCTTCCCTATTCTGAAGCAAAAAACTTCGCGCGTGCAGGTGTTTCCATACATTTACGACCGCATTGATGTGATCATCAATAAATTTGGAAAGATCCGCGACAATGCATCGCCCGAGTTGGCACAAACACGCCGCAGTATTTTAAACATGCAGTCGAGCATGTCGAAACGTCTGCACGCCATTTTAAAACAGGCACAAAAAGACGGCTGGGTGGAAGATGATGCATCAGTTTCAATTCGCGACGGGCGTGCTGTGATTCCTGTTGCAGCCGCCAACAAACGTAAACTAAAAGGTATTGTTTACGACGAATCGGCAACCGGAAAAACATCGTATGTTGAGCCCAACGAAATTGTGGAGATGAATAACGAGATCCGCGAACTGGAATATGCCGAGCGCCGCGAGATCATTAAAATACTTACCAATTTTGCCAACGATATCCGGCCTTATCTGGAAGAACTAGCCTACTCATACGAATTCCTGGGCGAGATGGATTTTATACGGGCAAAAGCTTTGCTGGCTGTTGAATTCGAAGCCATCAGGCCGGAATTCAAAGAGGAGCCGATAATTGAATGGTACCACGCCATTCATCCGCTGCTTTTAAAAACGCTAAAAAAGGAGAACCGAAAAATTGTCCCACTCGATATAAAGCTCACCGACGAGAAACATATCCTGCTGATTTCGGGGCCAAATGCCGGAGGTAAATCGGTTTGCCTGAAAACAACCGGGCTGTTGCAATACATGCTACAATGTGGATTACTTATTCCGGTAAACGAAGCCAGCCGCACCGGTGTTTTCGATCAGCTTTTTATTGATATCGGTGATGAGCAGTCGTTGGAGAACGACCTGAGTACTTACAGTTCGCACTTGATGAACATGAAACATTTTGTGCGCAATTGTAACGAAAATACACTCATATTAATCGACGAGTTTGGAACAGGAACCGAGCCGATGCTGGGTGGTGCCATTGCTGAATCTATTCTGGATAAACTGACACAACTTCGAACCTTTGGCGTAATTACTACCCACTACACCAACCTGAAACACTTTGCATCGTCGGCCGAAGGAATTATTAACGGTGCGATGCTTTACGATTCGCAACACATGAATCCGCTCTTCAAACTGGATATTGGCAAACCCGGCAGTTCGTTTGCTTTCGAGATTGCCCGAAAAATTGGATTACCGGAAGATATTCTGGAACAAGCTACCGAGAAAGTGGGAAAAGACCATATCGATTTCGACCGCAATCTGCGCAAGATTAACCGCGATAAACGCTACTGGGAAACCAAACGGATGAAGATTCGCAAAGTGGAAAAAATTCTTGACGACACAGCGGAAACCTATGAGTCGGAATTGCAGGAAATACAAAAGCAGCGCAAAGAGATTCTGAAAAAAGCTAAAGAAGAAGCCGATGCTTTATTGAAAGGTGTTAACAAACGAATTGAAAACACCATACAGGAAATAAAAAAGGCACAGGCCGATAAGGAAAAAACGAAAGAGGCACGCTCCAAACTGGGTGATCTGAAAAAAGATATCGATCGCAAAATAACGGGCAATGATTCGCAGATATCTAAAAAAATGGAAAAACTGCGCAGGCGCGAAGATAACCGAAATAAACACCGTCCTGAGGAAACGAAAAAACCGATTTCGAAAGAAAAGCTGGAGAAAAGTATAGAAATGCGTCCCGGCGACAAAGTACGTATTAAGGGACAGGATACCATTGGTGACCTCATTGAAATTAACGAGAAAAATGCTGTGGTTGCTTTTGGCCAGCTAATGACAACAATGCCAAGTAAAAACCTGGAACGCATAAGTAATAACGAGGCTAAAAAACTGGATAAAAACCGTGGTGGACGAGCATCGGTGCTTAGTGCAGGATTCTCAGAACGCCGTTTGAGTTTTAAACCAGAGATTGATATTCGCGGGCAACGGGTGGAAGAAGCGATTTCAAACATTACAGAATTTATTGACGAGGCCATTATGTTTGAGGCAGGTCAACTTCGTATTCTTCATGGAAAAGGACACGG
- a CDS encoding sialidase family protein has product MKSSLLLIGFALFIITSCQQNKSTNFQVVSESYISDTTQYAQCHASSIIETKDGLLLSFFGSPYERHPEVGIYTAAFANGEWQKPHKVADGKVDTTSFPTWNPVLFRNANNKIDLFYKVGPSPNDWWGMVMHSGDEGKTWSAPEKLPNGILGPIRNKPIQLKSGVIISPSSTEESHELWKSHIERSTDGGQTWTKIAIPSPDSVKVIQPTLLVYPDESIQALLRSNQNVVMESWSEDEGKTWSEVQPTTIPHPNSGIDAITLQSGAKLLVNNPLPSGDSWEAGRNKLDLYYSTDGKSWQTIIHLEDEPEGEFSYPCIIQTTDGLIHISYTYYRRKIKHVVLRDIAPK; this is encoded by the coding sequence ATGAAAAGTTCACTCTTATTAATAGGCTTTGCCTTGTTCATAATAACAAGTTGCCAACAAAACAAAAGCACAAACTTTCAGGTTGTTTCCGAAAGTTATATTTCAGATACAACACAATACGCTCAGTGTCATGCTTCGTCGATTATTGAAACGAAAGATGGACTTCTGCTGTCGTTTTTTGGCAGCCCTTACGAACGTCATCCGGAAGTTGGTATTTACACGGCTGCTTTTGCAAACGGGGAATGGCAGAAGCCACACAAAGTGGCTGATGGCAAAGTTGACACAACCTCGTTTCCTACATGGAATCCAGTTCTGTTCAGAAACGCAAACAACAAAATCGATCTTTTCTACAAAGTTGGACCGAGCCCAAACGATTGGTGGGGAATGGTTATGCACTCAGGCGATGAAGGAAAAACATGGTCGGCACCCGAAAAACTACCGAACGGAATTCTTGGCCCGATACGGAATAAACCGATTCAACTAAAATCCGGTGTCATCATCAGCCCGTCGAGTACCGAAGAAAGTCATGAGTTATGGAAATCGCACATTGAACGATCGACTGACGGTGGCCAAACCTGGACAAAAATTGCCATACCGTCACCCGATTCGGTTAAAGTAATTCAACCCACTTTGCTGGTTTATCCCGATGAAAGTATCCAGGCGCTTTTACGAAGCAACCAAAATGTGGTGATGGAAAGCTGGTCGGAAGACGAGGGAAAAACATGGTCCGAAGTCCAGCCAACAACTATACCTCATCCCAATTCCGGAATTGATGCTATTACGCTGCAATCGGGCGCAAAATTACTGGTAAATAATCCGCTGCCAAGTGGCGATTCGTGGGAAGCCGGACGAAACAAACTCGATCTGTATTATTCCACCGACGGAAAATCGTGGCAAACCATCATACATTTGGAAGACGAACCGGAAGGCGAATTCAGCTATCCGTGTATTATTCAAACAACTGACGGGTTAATTCACATTTCGTACACCTACTACCGGCGCAAAATTAAACATGTAGTATTGCGAGACATAGCCCCAAAGTAA
- a CDS encoding sodium:alanine symporter family protein encodes MNKLNEILSIIDGHIGGSQWFVFLLLGTGIFFTIYLKFPQFRYLKHSLRIVTGKFDKEGDEGDTSHFQALTTALSGTVGTGNIAGVALAIHLGGPAALFWMLVTAALGMTTKFVEVTLSHKYRDKAADGSIAGGPMYFMKKRLNIPLKNNKVLKTGTFLGGLFAVATILSSFGTGNLPQINSISNSLFETFGINHMVSGGVLAILLGLVIVGGIKRIANVTSRLVPLMAIVYFIGAIAVITYNYENIIPSLAAIFGDVFSGSAAVGGFLGGSIAFAFNRGVNRGLFSNEAGQGSAPIAHAAARAHEPVSEGLVALLEPFIDTIIICTLTGLVLLSSGVWTEKHENLFQETDIVVLADTYSETSEADVDQLHNYLVGKADLTMFNNTLQVQNGEIINQPTILHARSVAEDIKVLDGDQPYSGEIKITNGKIDRSPDSPNPASLALKGKSLMHSAPLTTIAFTRSWFGDYGKYIVSIGLLMFAFSTAISWSYYGGRAVTYLFGVKGEVWYRIVYVIGFFLASFTDTTIIWTLSGITIALMTIPNLIGILSLSKEMKSEVKLFWVEYAKRFPGEKVPKG; translated from the coding sequence ATGAACAAACTCAATGAAATTCTTTCCATCATTGACGGGCATATTGGAGGCTCGCAATGGTTTGTATTTTTATTACTCGGAACCGGTATTTTCTTTACCATTTACCTGAAATTTCCACAGTTCCGCTACCTAAAACATTCACTACGGATTGTAACGGGAAAATTCGATAAAGAAGGCGACGAAGGTGACACTTCGCACTTTCAGGCTTTAACAACAGCCTTGTCGGGAACGGTAGGAACCGGAAACATTGCCGGTGTGGCTTTGGCGATTCACCTGGGGGGTCCGGCTGCACTTTTCTGGATGCTGGTAACAGCCGCACTGGGTATGACCACCAAATTTGTGGAAGTTACCCTATCGCATAAATATCGCGATAAAGCTGCCGACGGATCGATTGCCGGTGGTCCGATGTATTTCATGAAAAAACGCTTGAACATTCCGTTGAAGAACAACAAGGTATTAAAAACCGGAACTTTCCTCGGAGGCCTTTTTGCCGTTGCAACCATCCTTTCGTCGTTTGGTACCGGAAACCTGCCACAAATTAACAGTATCTCCAACTCGCTGTTCGAAACCTTTGGGATTAACCATATGGTAAGTGGCGGTGTACTGGCCATACTTTTAGGGTTGGTAATTGTTGGAGGTATTAAGCGTATTGCCAATGTTACATCGCGCCTGGTACCTTTAATGGCAATCGTTTATTTTATTGGCGCCATAGCTGTTATTACTTACAATTACGAAAATATTATTCCGTCTCTTGCTGCCATTTTTGGTGATGTTTTCTCGGGCTCGGCAGCTGTTGGCGGGTTCCTTGGCGGAAGTATCGCTTTTGCCTTTAACCGTGGTGTTAATCGTGGTTTGTTCTCTAACGAAGCCGGTCAGGGATCGGCGCCAATTGCCCACGCCGCGGCACGTGCCCATGAACCGGTTTCTGAAGGTTTGGTAGCATTACTGGAGCCATTTATCGATACTATTATTATTTGTACTTTAACAGGATTGGTGCTGTTATCATCGGGAGTCTGGACCGAGAAACATGAAAATCTTTTCCAGGAAACTGACATTGTTGTTCTTGCCGACACTTATTCTGAAACTTCGGAAGCCGACGTTGATCAATTACACAATTACCTGGTTGGAAAAGCTGATTTGACGATGTTCAACAATACTCTTCAGGTACAAAACGGCGAAATCATTAACCAGCCGACTATTTTACACGCCCGTTCGGTAGCCGAAGACATTAAAGTTTTAGATGGCGATCAACCATACAGCGGCGAAATAAAAATTACGAACGGTAAAATCGACAGAAGTCCTGACAGCCCAAATCCGGCAAGTCTGGCCTTAAAAGGAAAATCATTGATGCACAGTGCGCCACTCACTACAATTGCATTTACCCGCAGTTGGTTTGGCGATTACGGAAAATACATTGTTTCCATCGGTCTGCTGATGTTTGCCTTTTCAACGGCCATTAGTTGGTCGTATTACGGCGGCCGGGCGGTTACCTATTTATTTGGTGTGAAAGGCGAAGTGTGGTACCGCATTGTTTATGTTATCGGATTTTTCCTGGCATCGTTTACCGACACCACAATTATCTGGACACTTTCGGGAATTACGATCGCCTTAATGACAATTCCTAACCTTATCGGTATACTTTCGCTTTCAAAAGAAATGAAGAGCGAAGTGAAACTTTTCTGGGTGGAATATGCCAAACGATTCCCGGGAGAAAAAGTTCCGAAAGGATAG
- a CDS encoding PspC domain-containing protein, which produces MTSKRLYRSQNKVLGGVLAGFAEYFSVDVVLVRVIYVLLSLFSAGFPGLLVYIIFWAVTPEKPFNPYNSDTNS; this is translated from the coding sequence ATGACATCAAAACGTTTATATCGTTCGCAGAATAAAGTACTGGGAGGAGTTTTGGCAGGTTTTGCCGAATATTTTTCGGTTGACGTGGTTTTGGTACGCGTAATATATGTGCTTTTATCGCTTTTTTCTGCCGGTTTTCCTGGATTGCTGGTTTACATTATATTTTGGGCAGTAACACCCGAAAAACCTTTCAATCCTTATAATTCCGACACTAATTCGTAA
- a CDS encoding M15 family metallopeptidase, producing MKTTKTLLFFLVAALLFSCATKDKTEHRNPYNLPLVNSVKEYKKQVNEDATMELVDLEKVIDNVVIDIRYATANNFTGEMIYQSPKAYARKPVAAALQLVQDSLASLNLGLKIYDAYRPYAATLKFYDVYPDTHFVANPKTGSRHNRGCAVDVSLVNLATKQELVMPTAFDDFSEKAHSTYIDLPESALQNRAILIGVMAHFGFSVISTEWWHYDFNGWEKFPLMDLSFEELTN from the coding sequence ATGAAAACAACCAAAACACTACTATTTTTTCTGGTTGCAGCGCTGCTGTTTTCGTGCGCAACAAAAGACAAAACCGAACACAGAAATCCGTACAACCTGCCGCTGGTAAATTCGGTAAAAGAATACAAAAAACAGGTTAATGAGGATGCAACAATGGAACTGGTTGACCTAGAAAAAGTGATCGACAACGTAGTTATAGACATCCGCTACGCCACCGCAAATAACTTTACCGGTGAGATGATTTACCAGTCGCCAAAAGCTTACGCCCGAAAACCGGTTGCAGCGGCCTTACAACTTGTTCAGGATTCGCTGGCCAGTCTGAATCTTGGTTTAAAAATTTACGATGCTTATCGCCCATATGCGGCAACACTTAAATTTTATGACGTGTATCCGGACACTCATTTTGTTGCGAATCCGAAAACCGGTTCGCGTCATAACCGGGGTTGTGCGGTTGATGTTTCGCTGGTGAATTTAGCCACAAAACAAGAGCTTGTAATGCCCACAGCATTTGATGATTTTTCAGAAAAAGCCCATTCTACTTATATTGACCTGCCTGAATCAGCATTACAAAACCGCGCCATTCTTATTGGCGTTATGGCTCATTTTGGTTTTTCAGTGATTAGTACTGAATGGTGGCATTACGATTTTAACGGATGGGAAAAATTCCCACTCATGGATCTTTCGTTTGAAGAGCTTACGAATTAG
- a CDS encoding Tex family protein: MQNVTIDLIARNLGLNTTQVLNTINLLNEGATVPFISRYRKERTGSLDEVQVLQIKEQNDKYAELAKRKETILKTIDEQGQLTPDLKSRIEDCFDSVELEDIYLPYKPKRRTKATIAREKGLEPLAKIVMKQLERDPEFRANQFLNDEVPSVEDALAGARDIIAEWVSENERARNIVRKGFDLGASITSKIIKGKEEEAAKYRDYFDWSEPLKKCPSHRLLAMRRGENEGFLRVSISPNEERVLENLERFFVKGNNDSSEQVALAVKDSLKRLIQPSIETEFANLSKEKADAEAINVFTENLKQLLLAPPLGQKRTLAIDPGYRTGCKVVCLDEQGNLLHNENIYPHKPQEQRKMAAKKVTSMVEMYQIDAIAIGNGTASRETEAFIKKLRYNREIRVYVVSEDGASVYSASSVARQEFPQYDVTVRGAISIGRRLMDPLAELVKIDPKSIGVGQYQHDVDQKQLKSSLDSVVELSVNAVGVNLNTASKHLLAYISGLGPQLAENITTYRKENGLFESRDALKKVPRMGPKAFEQAAGFLRIPDAKNPLDNSGVHPESYKIVSKIAKDLKCEVKDLVRNEELISKIDFKNYVTAEVGLPTLTDIKNELLKPGRDPRKPIKVFEFADGIFNITDLQVGMVLPGIVNNITKFGAFVDVGIKESGLIHVSEMADRFISDPNEIVKLHQHVKVRVKDLDIPRKRIQLSLKGVEQE; the protein is encoded by the coding sequence ATGCAAAACGTTACCATAGATCTTATTGCCCGCAATTTGGGGTTGAACACCACGCAGGTTTTAAACACCATAAATTTACTGAATGAAGGTGCCACTGTTCCGTTTATTTCGCGCTACCGAAAAGAACGTACCGGTAGCCTCGACGAAGTACAGGTACTACAAATTAAGGAGCAGAACGATAAATATGCAGAACTAGCCAAACGCAAAGAAACAATACTAAAAACCATCGACGAACAGGGACAGTTAACACCCGATTTAAAATCGAGAATCGAAGACTGTTTTGATTCGGTTGAACTGGAGGATATTTACCTGCCGTACAAACCAAAACGCCGCACCAAAGCAACCATTGCCCGCGAAAAAGGACTGGAACCACTGGCAAAAATTGTTATGAAACAACTGGAACGCGATCCGGAGTTCAGAGCCAACCAGTTTTTAAACGACGAAGTACCTTCGGTTGAGGATGCGCTTGCAGGTGCCCGCGATATTATTGCTGAATGGGTAAGCGAAAACGAACGTGCAAGGAATATTGTCAGGAAAGGTTTTGATCTTGGTGCTTCTATCACTTCTAAAATTATAAAAGGCAAAGAGGAAGAAGCTGCCAAATACCGCGACTATTTTGATTGGAGCGAACCGCTGAAAAAATGCCCATCGCACCGCTTGCTTGCCATGCGCCGTGGCGAGAACGAAGGATTCCTGCGCGTTTCTATTTCTCCAAATGAAGAGCGGGTGCTGGAAAACCTGGAACGTTTTTTTGTAAAAGGCAACAACGACAGTTCAGAACAAGTGGCACTTGCGGTGAAAGACAGTTTGAAACGCCTCATCCAGCCATCGATAGAAACGGAATTTGCCAATTTATCGAAAGAGAAAGCCGATGCCGAAGCCATAAATGTGTTTACCGAAAACCTGAAACAATTGTTGCTGGCACCTCCGCTAGGGCAAAAACGAACATTGGCCATCGATCCGGGTTACCGCACCGGTTGTAAAGTGGTTTGCCTCGATGAACAGGGAAACCTTTTGCACAACGAAAATATATACCCTCATAAACCGCAGGAACAGCGTAAAATGGCAGCTAAAAAAGTTACGTCGATGGTGGAAATGTACCAGATTGATGCCATTGCCATTGGAAACGGAACGGCCAGTCGCGAAACTGAAGCTTTTATAAAAAAGCTGCGCTACAATCGCGAGATCAGGGTTTATGTGGTGAGTGAAGATGGAGCATCGGTTTATTCCGCCTCATCGGTGGCTCGCCAGGAATTTCCACAATACGATGTTACCGTGCGTGGTGCCATTTCTATTGGCCGCCGATTAATGGATCCATTAGCCGAACTGGTAAAAATCGACCCGAAAAGTATCGGCGTTGGACAGTATCAGCACGATGTTGATCAAAAACAATTGAAAAGCAGTCTCGATTCTGTAGTCGAGCTAAGTGTAAATGCTGTTGGCGTTAATTTAAATACCGCCAGCAAACACTTGCTAGCCTACATTTCTGGTTTGGGTCCGCAGTTGGCCGAGAATATTACTACTTACCGGAAAGAAAACGGATTGTTCGAATCGCGCGACGCATTGAAAAAAGTGCCACGAATGGGACCAAAAGCATTTGAACAGGCGGCGGGTTTCCTGCGTATTCCCGATGCAAAAAATCCACTGGATAACTCAGGTGTACATCCTGAATCGTACAAAATTGTATCGAAAATTGCCAAGGATTTAAAGTGCGAAGTAAAAGACCTGGTTAGAAATGAAGAGCTGATTTCGAAAATAGATTTTAAAAATTATGTAACTGCCGAAGTTGGCCTCCCCACCCTAACCGACATAAAAAATGAGTTACTTAAACCGGGTCGCGATCCACGAAAACCGATTAAAGTTTTTGAATTTGCCGATGGTATTTTTAACATCACCGATCTGCAGGTTGGCATGGTACTACCCGGAATTGTAAACAACATTACCAAGTTTGGCGCTTTCGTTGATGTGGGAATTAAAGAATCGGGGCTGATTCATGTTTCGGAAATGGCCGATCGTTTTATTTCCGATCCAAACGAAATTGTAAAACTACACCAACATGTTAAAGTGCGGGTAAAAGATCTCGACATTCCGCGCAAGCGTATTCAGTTATCATTAAAAGGCGTAGAACAGGAATAA
- the ffh gene encoding signal recognition particle protein → MFENLSDRLEKSFKLLKGQGKITEINVAETLKDIRRALLDADVNFKIAKKFTDDVKVKALGQDVLSAVKPGQMMVKIVKDELAQLMGGTFTDIELKSKPAVILMSGLQGSGKTTFSGKLANMLKSKKGRHPLLVAGDVYRPAAIDQLKVLGEQINVPVYTEEGNMDPVKIAKAAIQQAKANGNDVVIVDTAGRLAVDEQMMNEIAAIKKAIDPDEILFVVDSMTGQDAVNTAKEFNDRLDFDGVVLTKLDGDTRGGAALSIRSVVEKPIKFVGTGEKVDALDVFHPDRLADRILGMGDIVSLVEKAQEQFDEEEAKRLQKKLQKNTFNFNDFLKQISQIKKMGNLKDVMGMIPGMGKALKGMDIDDDAFKHIEAIIYSMTPEERENPSLINGGRRKRIANGSGTNIQEVNRLLKQFGETRKMMRMVSQGKNVQRMMSGMQGQGRKF, encoded by the coding sequence ATGTTTGAGAATTTAAGTGACAGGCTGGAGAAGTCCTTTAAGCTTCTTAAGGGACAAGGGAAAATCACCGAGATTAATGTAGCGGAAACGCTGAAAGATATTCGTCGTGCATTGTTGGATGCCGATGTGAACTTTAAAATTGCCAAAAAATTTACCGACGACGTAAAAGTTAAAGCTTTAGGGCAGGATGTACTTTCTGCTGTTAAGCCGGGGCAAATGATGGTAAAAATCGTAAAAGACGAGCTGGCTCAGTTAATGGGCGGTACTTTTACCGATATTGAACTTAAAAGTAAACCGGCAGTAATTTTAATGTCGGGGCTGCAGGGATCTGGTAAAACAACTTTCTCCGGAAAGTTGGCAAACATGCTGAAAAGCAAAAAAGGCCGTCATCCGTTGTTGGTCGCAGGCGACGTTTATCGTCCGGCTGCGATTGACCAGCTTAAAGTTTTGGGCGAGCAAATTAATGTGCCGGTTTATACCGAAGAGGGTAATATGGATCCTGTAAAAATTGCCAAAGCAGCCATTCAACAGGCAAAAGCCAACGGTAACGATGTGGTTATTGTGGATACCGCCGGTCGTTTGGCCGTTGACGAGCAGATGATGAACGAGATTGCTGCCATTAAGAAAGCGATCGATCCGGACGAAATCCTGTTTGTGGTTGACTCAATGACTGGTCAGGATGCTGTTAATACGGCAAAAGAATTTAACGACCGACTGGATTTTGACGGAGTTGTTCTTACTAAATTAGATGGTGATACCCGTGGTGGTGCTGCATTATCGATTCGCTCTGTGGTTGAAAAGCCAATCAAATTTGTTGGTACCGGCGAAAAAGTTGATGCGCTCGACGTTTTCCACCCCGATCGTTTGGCCGACCGTATTTTGGGAATGGGTGATATTGTTTCGCTGGTTGAAAAAGCTCAGGAACAATTTGATGAGGAAGAAGCAAAACGTTTGCAGAAAAAACTGCAGAAAAATACTTTCAATTTTAACGATTTCCTGAAGCAGATTAGCCAGATTAAAAAAATGGGTAACCTGAAAGATGTGATGGGAATGATTCCGGGAATGGGAAAAGCGTTAAAAGGAATGGATATTGATGATGATGCGTTTAAACACATCGAAGCCATAATTTATTCGATGACACCCGAAGAAAGAGAAAATCCATCGTTGATTAACGGGGGCCGCAGAAAACGTATTGCCAATGGTTCGGGAACAAATATCCAGGAAGTAAACCGTTTGTTGAAACAGTTTGGAGAAACCCGCAAAATGATGCGTATGGTATCGCAGGGTAAAAATGTTCAGCGCATGATGTCCGGTATGCAGGGGCAAGGGCGGAAGTTTTAA